Sequence from the Zeugodacus cucurbitae isolate PBARC_wt_2022May chromosome 5, idZeuCucr1.2, whole genome shotgun sequence genome:
GGTGGCGGCGGTGCCAATGTACAAGTCATTAAAGTTATTGCTTCCGGAGGTAGCGGTGGCGGCGGCTACAGCGGCGGCGGTGGCTACAGCGGAGGTGGTGGCTACAGCGGAGGAGGCGGCTATGGCGGCGTTGGTCACGGCGGCGGCGGCTACAGTGGTGGCGGAGGCTACAGCGGTGGCGGCGGTTACAGCGGTGGTGGCGGCtacagcggcggcggcggctacGGCGGTGGTGGCCATTCCGGTGGCGGAGTCCAAGTCATTAAAGTAATTGCAGCCGGCGGTCatggcggcggtggcggctACAGTGGTGGCGGCTATGGCGGCGGTGGCCATGGCGGTGGTGGCTACAGCGGTGGTGGTGGATACGGACATGGCGGCGGCGGTtacggcggtggtggtggcggtcaCGGAGGTGGCGGCTACGGCGGCGGTGGTTCCGGCGGTCACGTTCAAGTCTACAAAGTTATATCACTAGGTAGTGCTAGTgccggcggcggcggtggcggctaTGGAGGCGGCGGCTACGGAGGTGGCGGTGGCGGCTATGGCggaggcggcggcggcggttgGTCTGGTGCCAGTAGTAGCGCCAGCAGCAGTGCCAGCAGCGGCGGCTGGGGTGGTTGGGATAGAAAGAAGTAAGCtaccgcacaacaacaactaacatttAAGTTTCCTGCAAGCGATTTTTAGAACCGCAATTATTTGATGCACTGCCATTAATTAAGTACTTCGAAGGTCCAAGTCGAAGCGCTGAGAATATTTaatgtacaatatttttttttgttgaaaaaagagTGATAACGAGATATACATAGTATAGAGTGTGAAAGAAGAGAGAAAaacaatacataaaaaaaaaagaataattaaaatgtttgtttaaatttcttgCGCTGCAAGTATTATATAATGAACGAGTATGCAAAAGCGTGTTTATGCACTTAAGAGCACGGAAATCGAGAACTGTTAATTGCATGCAAATTCCCGTTCTTAAATCAAGGTCATGTTGCGGCAGAAATGCGTTGAAAAAAATAAGCAAGTCAgacaatttgacaaaaaaaaatagaataatgagtaataaaattcattaatgattatattatttatggaaaactattaacaaattaaaaaaaatatatattttaagtccataattgagtcaattagcaattCGTTCCcacacaaataaaatacataatttactaatttactCAATTAAGTCGTAATCTGATACGTATATTAGCCActattgtattgaatttatatagtataacagGATGTATTTTATTCTATCAATACGGCACTTGGTTCATATCCATTCCAGCACTGCTATAAGCCATTCACGATATGCCAAATTTGCTCGTCAACGTACTTATGAGTTGCTCAAACCATAAAACCACCAATTAGTGACCGGCAATTTCGTTGGCAAATTTACTTTGAAACCTGTCCAGCCAAAATGAAActtcagcaaataatttatgcaaataaaaattagcaTTTTGAAAGGGAATGAGATATATGAATATGAGCAAAACATTCACTGCTTTGAGGAAGACGTAGCTTCAAGACAGTGGTGAAGCACAAAGCTTTGGTATAAGATAAACATATCTatgcaatttcattataatattcATGATACAGTGTCTTTTTTTTAGATGAATTTCAATACGGATGGAgattaagaagaaaaatatatgtatctgtgaGAGTTGAGAGTAAATTTGGACCGATTTCGTTTAGTTGAGTGTTTATAAAGAATACTCATCTTTATTATGGCTTAAGCTGATTTCAGAATTCCAATGCTGCTTGGGATGCTCTACCAGACTCTTTGGTATGCATTCGGATGGTGAGTAACCAAGAGTTTCGGTCAACCGAGTAAAGCCTTGATTTTCTATTTAGTCGAAATACCTTGATATATTTCATAAAAGGGTCTACTGAACTCTTTAAAGTAGCCAAGATCAGTCTATAAGAAACTTCTTTGAAACTTCTAATAAAGGATTGAGCCTGATCTATACAgttaaaataagcaaaaatgttCTTTCTAGATCTGTTattcttcaatt
This genomic interval carries:
- the LOC105213790 gene encoding uncharacterized protein LOC105213790, which produces MRVFVCLLALCALTASTNAGFLGLLGGLKGGLGGGGGGGSYGGGGYGGGGHGGGGYSGGGGYGGGGHGGGGYSGGGGYSGGGGANVQVIKVIASGGSGGGGYSGGGGYSGGGGYSGGGGYGGVGHGGGGYSGGGGYSGGGGYSGGGGYSGGGGYGGGGHSGGGVQVIKVIAAGGHGGGGGYSGGGYGGGGHGGGGYSGGGGYGHGGGGYGGGGGGHGGGGYGGGGSGGHVQVYKVISLGSASAGGGGGGYGGGGYGGGGGGYGGGGGGGWSGASSSASSSASSGGWGGWDRKK